The proteins below come from a single Prochlorococcus marinus CUG1415 genomic window:
- the nrdJ gene encoding ribonucleoside-triphosphate reductase, adenosylcobalamin-dependent translates to MTVASNKASSESNSNNLKKDDFPKTAPAAYPVFFRSYSRKTSSGKRENWSEVGERNLSGLKELGKLSNEELILMREMQSNQKAQPSGRWLWIGGTPWINKNQNFSGAYNCTSTNLIDWEAFALMMDLAMMGCGTGAIIESHFINNLPTVINKINIKSVSEVGITPKDKREEKSSLEIKGKDLHIKVGDSRRGWVDSYKYLLEASSNESLEREIDVYIDLEDIRPAGESLKGFGGMANPIKLKDLYSRVASLLGKAIGRKLSTVECCLLIDEAAVTIVAGNIRRSAGMRQFASDDMEAASAKENLWSQDEKGNWRIDPEKDALRMANHTRVYHTKPSYQTILDAVTKQFNSGEGAIQFAPEAIARSNADILTDDELKKEFIEIYSEQGKDEARNWINASYGPFSEEELNHRMSRYGLNPCGEILGNDFHCNLAEVHLNQIDPDNFEEQKKAFKAAALSVACLLNHEFEVERYRKSREYDPIVGVSFTGLFDFCVHAFGTPWLKWWEAGRPDSEEGKAFREKEAKFLDSWRTTVKETVWEYCDKHNLRRPNRCTTVQPAGTKSLLTGAAPGWHPPKAQRFIRRITFRKNDPIALACMDYGYSVVPSQSDKDENGCLLDNPFDPRCTEWLVEIPTEVSWANIEGADQIDINNFSALAQFDFYMQVQKFYTEHNTSATVEFRENEIEDLAKAIHSAIDNNEGYISAALLARFSANATFPRLPFEPISKEEYISLQNKVIERKVNNDFFDALNKYDVGELSEAGPAGCDSDKCLLPLAKPKD, encoded by the coding sequence GTGACTGTTGCATCAAATAAAGCTTCTTCAGAGAGCAACTCCAATAATCTTAAAAAAGATGATTTTCCAAAGACAGCACCAGCTGCCTATCCTGTTTTTTTTAGATCTTACAGTAGGAAAACTTCCTCTGGCAAACGAGAGAACTGGAGCGAAGTAGGTGAAAGAAACTTATCAGGCTTAAAAGAATTAGGAAAACTTTCTAATGAAGAATTGATCTTAATGAGAGAGATGCAAAGTAACCAAAAAGCCCAACCTTCAGGGAGATGGCTATGGATTGGGGGAACTCCTTGGATTAATAAGAACCAAAATTTCTCAGGAGCATACAACTGTACTTCAACAAACTTAATTGATTGGGAAGCCTTCGCTTTGATGATGGACTTAGCAATGATGGGATGTGGAACAGGTGCAATAATTGAGTCTCATTTTATAAACAATTTACCTACGGTAATAAACAAAATAAATATCAAATCAGTTAGTGAAGTTGGAATAACTCCTAAAGATAAAAGAGAAGAAAAATCATCTTTAGAAATCAAAGGAAAAGATCTTCACATAAAAGTTGGAGATAGCAGAAGAGGTTGGGTAGATAGCTATAAATATCTTCTTGAGGCATCAAGTAACGAAAGTCTTGAAAGAGAAATTGATGTTTACATTGACTTGGAAGATATTAGACCTGCTGGTGAATCATTAAAAGGATTTGGTGGAATGGCAAATCCTATTAAATTGAAAGATCTCTACTCTAGAGTCGCCTCACTGCTAGGAAAGGCAATTGGTAGGAAGTTAAGTACCGTAGAGTGTTGTTTATTAATTGACGAAGCTGCAGTAACCATAGTTGCTGGGAATATAAGAAGAAGTGCTGGAATGAGACAGTTCGCCTCAGATGACATGGAAGCAGCATCTGCCAAAGAAAATCTATGGAGTCAAGATGAGAAAGGTAATTGGAGAATAGATCCTGAAAAAGATGCGCTCAGGATGGCGAACCATACCAGGGTTTACCACACTAAACCCTCTTACCAAACTATTTTGGATGCTGTCACAAAACAATTCAATTCAGGTGAGGGTGCTATTCAATTTGCTCCAGAAGCAATAGCAAGGTCAAATGCAGATATTCTCACAGATGATGAATTGAAAAAGGAATTTATTGAAATTTACTCAGAACAAGGTAAGGATGAAGCAAGAAATTGGATAAATGCTAGTTATGGTCCATTTTCTGAAGAAGAGCTAAATCACAGAATGAGTAGATATGGGCTTAACCCTTGTGGGGAGATTTTGGGAAATGATTTTCACTGTAATTTGGCTGAAGTTCATTTAAATCAGATTGATCCCGATAATTTTGAAGAGCAGAAAAAGGCATTTAAAGCAGCAGCTCTTTCAGTAGCATGCTTACTTAATCATGAATTTGAAGTTGAGCGTTATAGAAAAAGTAGGGAATATGACCCCATTGTAGGGGTTAGTTTTACTGGATTATTTGATTTCTGCGTCCATGCCTTTGGTACTCCATGGTTAAAGTGGTGGGAAGCAGGTAGGCCCGATAGTGAAGAAGGGAAGGCTTTCAGAGAGAAGGAAGCTAAGTTCTTAGACTCATGGAGAACAACAGTAAAAGAAACTGTCTGGGAATATTGTGATAAACATAATCTAAGAAGACCAAACCGATGTACAACTGTTCAGCCGGCTGGGACTAAAAGTCTTCTAACTGGAGCAGCTCCAGGATGGCATCCGCCAAAGGCTCAAAGATTCATAAGAAGAATAACTTTTAGGAAAAATGATCCTATCGCTTTAGCATGCATGGATTATGGTTATTCAGTTGTTCCATCTCAATCTGATAAAGATGAGAATGGCTGTTTGCTTGATAATCCATTTGATCCAAGATGTACAGAATGGTTAGTAGAAATCCCAACAGAAGTAAGCTGGGCAAATATAGAGGGTGCAGATCAGATTGATATCAATAATTTCTCAGCATTAGCTCAATTTGATTTTTATATGCAAGTGCAGAAGTTCTACACAGAGCATAACACCTCTGCAACAGTAGAATTTAGAGAAAATGAAATAGAGGATTTAGCGAAAGCTATTCATAGTGCGATAGATAATAATGAAGGATATATTTCGGCAGCATTACTAGCTCGATTTAGTGCCAACGCAACTTTCCCGAGATTACCTTTTGAACCAATAAGTAAAGAGGAATATATATCATTGCAAAATAAAGTAATAGAGAGAAAAGTTAATAACGATTTCTTTGACGCTCTCAATAAATATGATGTTGGAGAACTATCTGAAGCAGGTCCAGCAGGTTGTGATTCAGATAAATGCCTTCTTCCTCTGGCTAAACCAAAAGATTAA
- a CDS encoding class I SAM-dependent methyltransferase has translation MERIPEPELMEKKDQVISYDEADFSEGEVKLVNQINHYLFRKNISLNEKDLIVDLGCGPGNISEKLAIKWPNTEVVGIDGSKEMILRAEYNKEISKNQRKLKNLRYICSDIKDIKLTDFLLKKKISLLVSNSLIHHITHLEDFFNTIRSLSSNNTVNFHKDLKRPLDENSALALKIQCSNKYNEILTNDYYASLRASYTFKELKNFTLENDLSSLEVFADGDKYLIVYGNV, from the coding sequence ATGGAAAGAATCCCTGAACCTGAATTGATGGAAAAAAAAGATCAGGTAATTTCTTATGACGAAGCTGATTTTTCAGAAGGGGAAGTTAAACTAGTTAATCAAATTAATCATTATCTTTTTAGAAAAAATATTTCTTTAAATGAAAAAGATTTAATTGTTGATTTAGGATGCGGCCCAGGAAATATTTCTGAAAAGTTAGCTATTAAATGGCCTAATACTGAAGTAGTTGGCATAGATGGTTCTAAGGAAATGATTTTGAGAGCAGAATATAACAAAGAGATATCTAAGAATCAAAGAAAATTAAAAAATTTACGCTACATCTGTTCTGATATCAAAGACATTAAATTAACTGATTTTTTACTTAAGAAAAAAATTAGTTTACTTGTAAGTAATAGTTTGATCCATCACATTACTCATCTTGAAGATTTCTTTAACACTATAAGAAGTTTGTCTAGTAATAACACTGTAAATTTTCACAAGGACTTAAAAAGGCCATTAGATGAAAATTCCGCCCTAGCACTAAAAATACAATGTTCAAATAAATATAATGAGATTTTGACTAATGATTATTATGCATCTTTAAGAGCTTCATATACTTTTAAAGAATTAAAAAATTTCACTTTAGAGAATGATCTATCTTCTTTAGAAGTGTTTGCAGATGGTGATAAATATTTAATAGTCTATGGTAATGTTTAA
- a CDS encoding peptide chain release factor 3, with the protein MSLGIKISNNKDILDAVNKRRNFAIISHPDAGKTTLTEKLLLYGGAIQQAGAVKARGNQRKATSDWMELEKQRGISITSTVLQFEYERSVINLLDTPGHQDFSEDTYRTLAAADNAVMLEDAAKGLEPQTRKLFEVCKMRKIPIFTFINKMDRPGREPFSLLDEIESELGLNTLPINWPIGSGEEFRGVIDRFSREVILFDKAVRGKQSNEKRLSLEDKELSKYVERDLLEISLEELEVLDEAGSKFEKEKVFNGSLTPVFFGSAMTNFGVRPFLDSFLKMAQKPTSRNSNKGDIEPASDEFSGFVFKLQANMDPKHRDRVAFIRVCSGKFEKDMSVKHSRTGKTIRLSRPQKIFGQDREVVDDAYPGDVIGLNNPGMFSIGDTLYTGTHLEYEGIPSFSPEIFSWLRNPNPSAFKNFRKGVNELREEGAVQILYDFDESKRDPILAAVGQLQLEVVTHRLKSEYGVDANLESMPYQLARWVFDGWPAIEKLGRVFNCKIVKDSWNRPVILFKNEWNLNQFVEDNNHLNLNKVAPVVSGVEPIAL; encoded by the coding sequence ATGAGCTTAGGTATTAAAATTTCAAATAATAAAGATATTCTGGATGCGGTAAATAAAAGAAGAAATTTTGCAATTATTTCACATCCAGATGCTGGGAAAACAACACTTACTGAGAAGCTTCTTTTGTATGGAGGAGCTATTCAACAGGCAGGAGCAGTAAAGGCTAGGGGTAATCAGAGAAAAGCCACTTCAGACTGGATGGAACTTGAGAAACAAAGAGGTATTTCAATTACGTCAACTGTATTGCAATTTGAATATGAAAGATCAGTAATCAATTTGTTAGATACACCAGGTCACCAAGATTTCTCTGAAGATACTTATAGAACATTAGCTGCTGCTGATAATGCAGTTATGTTGGAAGATGCTGCTAAAGGATTAGAACCCCAAACTAGAAAATTGTTTGAAGTTTGCAAGATGCGAAAAATACCAATATTTACTTTTATAAATAAAATGGATAGACCGGGAAGAGAGCCATTTTCTTTACTTGATGAAATCGAATCAGAACTTGGATTAAATACTTTACCTATTAACTGGCCAATTGGGAGTGGCGAGGAATTTAGGGGCGTTATTGATAGATTTTCAAGAGAGGTTATTTTATTTGATAAAGCCGTAAGAGGGAAACAATCAAATGAGAAAAGATTAAGTCTTGAAGATAAAGAGCTATCAAAATATGTAGAGAGAGATTTACTTGAGATCTCGCTTGAAGAATTGGAGGTTCTTGATGAGGCAGGATCGAAATTTGAAAAAGAAAAAGTTTTTAATGGCTCTTTAACTCCTGTTTTCTTTGGATCTGCCATGACTAATTTTGGTGTAAGACCATTTTTAGATAGTTTTTTGAAAATGGCCCAAAAACCAACCTCAAGAAATAGTAATAAAGGGGATATTGAGCCTGCAAGTGATGAATTTAGTGGGTTCGTTTTTAAGCTTCAAGCAAACATGGATCCAAAGCACAGAGATAGGGTTGCTTTTATAAGAGTTTGTAGTGGAAAATTTGAAAAGGATATGTCAGTTAAACATTCCAGAACTGGTAAAACAATTAGATTATCAAGACCACAAAAAATATTTGGACAAGACAGAGAAGTAGTTGATGATGCTTATCCTGGTGATGTTATTGGCTTAAATAATCCAGGAATGTTTTCTATAGGAGATACTCTTTACACAGGTACTCATCTAGAATACGAAGGTATACCATCATTTAGTCCTGAAATATTCAGCTGGCTAAGAAATCCAAATCCTTCAGCATTTAAAAACTTTAGAAAGGGTGTGAATGAACTTCGTGAAGAAGGTGCTGTTCAGATTCTTTATGACTTTGATGAGAGCAAAAGAGATCCTATACTTGCAGCTGTTGGTCAACTACAGTTGGAAGTAGTAACTCACAGATTAAAAAGTGAATATGGCGTTGATGCAAATCTTGAATCAATGCCATATCAATTGGCTAGATGGGTTTTTGATGGTTGGCCAGCTATTGAAAAACTTGGAAGAGTATTCAATTGTAAAATTGTTAAAGATTCTTGGAATAGACCAGTTATCCTTTTTAAAAACGAGTGGAATCTAAATCAATTTGTTGAAGATAATAATCACTTGAATTTAAATAAAGTTGCTCCCGTTGTTAGTGGAGTAGAACCAATTGCCTTATAA
- a CDS encoding CPP1-like family protein produces the protein MDSNSSKKNNSEKSPFEILGVSKDAAFEDIQKARDIKVKEAGEDLILKAKIESSFDQLLMDSLKARQSGNVSFAAESASKKEKQINEFTKNKFPLLSKIKNLNNNANKSSQYSLPKITTPSFENLLVKLSVGILFLIFLLISPDSNIRLLLSISTLILTYTQIKSGKRFIGSLGWSVTFLSIGLIFGGLLETNSFIQEISNNSLSIQKVQSIPAMIILWLGVIFL, from the coding sequence TTGGATTCAAACAGTAGTAAAAAAAACAATAGCGAGAAATCACCTTTTGAAATTTTAGGTGTAAGTAAAGATGCTGCTTTTGAAGATATTCAGAAAGCTAGAGACATTAAAGTTAAAGAAGCTGGTGAAGATTTGATTTTAAAAGCAAAAATAGAATCTTCCTTTGATCAATTACTTATGGATAGTTTGAAAGCCAGACAATCAGGTAATGTAAGTTTTGCAGCTGAGAGTGCTTCAAAAAAGGAAAAACAAATAAATGAATTTACAAAAAATAAATTTCCACTGCTTTCTAAGATAAAAAATTTAAATAATAACGCTAACAAATCAAGTCAGTATAGCCTTCCTAAAATAACTACCCCTTCTTTTGAAAACCTTTTAGTAAAGTTATCTGTTGGGATATTATTTTTAATTTTTCTATTAATTAGTCCAGATTCTAATATTAGACTATTACTCTCTATATCAACGTTAATACTTACCTATACACAAATTAAATCGGGAAAAAGATTCATAGGTTCTTTAGGATGGAGTGTTACATTTCTTTCAATAGGATTAATATTCGGTGGATTACTTGAAACTAATTCTTTCATTCAGGAAATATCAAATAATTCTTTATCAATACAAAAAGTTCAAAGTATCCCCGCCATGATTATTTTATGGCTGGGCGTAATTTTCTTATGA
- the hslO gene encoding Hsp33 family molecular chaperone HslO gives MKDRIVRATAANGGIRLVAVLTTESSLEAKKRHGLSYLTTCILGRAFSASLLLASSMKIMHGRVTLRVRSDGPLKGLLVDAGRDGNVRGYVGNPDLELDLVKTNNNKYFFDFTKALGTGYLNVIRDSGIGEPFTSTVELVNGNIAEDLASYLYHSEQTPSAVFIGEKIQNKSVICSGGLLAQVLPKKDTDPLLVSLLEERCKEINAFSEDLFQSKDNLLSLIRNIFPDIDDKSISEKARSQEVSFKCKCSKQRSLNAMKMLDKSELEDILKKEGKAELVCEFCKNKYLITYEEIRSMIEN, from the coding sequence ATGAAGGATAGGATAGTTCGGGCTACAGCAGCTAATGGAGGAATAAGATTAGTTGCGGTCTTAACAACAGAATCTTCTTTAGAAGCTAAAAAAAGACATGGTCTTTCTTATTTAACCACCTGTATCTTAGGAAGAGCATTTAGTGCTTCACTGCTTTTAGCAAGTTCGATGAAGATAATGCATGGGAGAGTTACTTTAAGAGTTAGATCTGACGGACCTTTAAAGGGATTGCTGGTAGATGCAGGAAGAGATGGAAATGTTAGGGGTTATGTAGGGAATCCTGATTTGGAATTAGATCTTGTAAAAACAAATAATAATAAGTACTTTTTTGATTTCACAAAAGCATTAGGTACAGGATATTTAAATGTTATAAGAGATAGTGGAATTGGAGAGCCCTTTACTAGTACTGTTGAATTAGTAAATGGGAATATTGCAGAAGACTTGGCTTCATATTTATATCATTCAGAACAAACTCCTTCCGCTGTATTTATTGGAGAAAAAATTCAAAATAAAAGTGTTATTTGTAGTGGTGGCCTATTAGCTCAAGTTTTACCAAAAAAAGATACTGATCCGTTATTAGTCTCACTACTTGAAGAAAGATGTAAAGAAATTAATGCTTTCAGCGAAGACCTTTTTCAGTCAAAAGATAATCTCCTTTCGTTAATAAGAAATATATTCCCCGATATTGACGATAAATCAATATCTGAAAAAGCTCGTTCTCAAGAAGTTAGTTTTAAATGTAAGTGTTCCAAACAAAGAAGTTTAAATGCAATGAAAATGCTAGATAAAAGTGAGTTGGAGGATATTCTCAAGAAAGAGGGTAAAGCAGAGTTGGTTTGTGAATTTTGTAAAAATAAATATTTGATAACTTATGAAGAAATCAGATCAATGATAGAAAATTAA
- a CDS encoding ABC transporter ATP-binding protein has translation MLDLKEISYQPQTGERKIIDNLNLKIHENEIILICGNSGCGKTTLIEIISGLTNPQKGKITWNNKILSSRQRRWFCGVVFQFPERYFIGTTIGEELKIGHKSLREKNIAIVLNKVGLKNLNLTQLPEQLSGGEQRRLAVAVQLLRNPSILLLDEPTAGLDWSMRNDVKNLILDLKNKKTIIIVTHEPALFEGIPSRMFILDKGKIKNFIKENYEG, from the coding sequence ATGCTTGATTTAAAAGAAATATCTTATCAACCTCAAACTGGTGAAAGAAAAATAATAGACAATCTTAATTTAAAAATTCATGAAAATGAAATCATATTAATTTGCGGCAATAGTGGTTGCGGGAAAACAACCCTAATCGAAATAATAAGCGGGTTAACAAATCCCCAAAAAGGAAAAATTACTTGGAATAATAAAATTTTATCTTCTAGGCAAAGAAGATGGTTTTGTGGAGTAGTATTCCAATTTCCCGAAAGATACTTTATAGGCACAACCATTGGGGAAGAATTAAAAATAGGCCATAAATCTTTAAGAGAAAAAAATATAGCAATAGTTTTAAATAAGGTCGGTTTGAAAAATTTAAATCTGACTCAACTACCAGAACAACTTAGCGGCGGAGAACAAAGGAGATTAGCTGTAGCAGTTCAGCTACTTAGAAACCCCTCAATTCTTTTACTTGATGAACCAACTGCTGGATTAGACTGGTCAATGAGAAATGATGTGAAAAATTTAATTCTTGATCTAAAAAATAAAAAAACAATTATTATTGTTACTCATGAACCAGCTTTATTTGAGGGCATTCCCTCTAGGATGTTCATTCTAGATAAAGGGAAAATCAAAAATTTCATAAAAGAAAATTATGAAGGATAG
- a CDS encoding DUF3531 family protein produces MNIVFREVDPFNCWIWIRFSESPTQDEKNYLDGVFDSWYVLGRLGGFNSENLQTHEEGSDLSWMSYDNDQKNASLPALMHNLGIMEYQNLWARCWVDFGTSDSLSIDILINSLNEISNNYVKIEELIIGGENSDWAIEQHEDLVFKD; encoded by the coding sequence ATGAATATTGTTTTTAGAGAAGTTGATCCTTTTAACTGTTGGATATGGATAAGGTTTTCAGAATCACCAACACAAGATGAAAAAAATTATTTAGATGGTGTTTTTGATAGTTGGTACGTTTTAGGAAGATTAGGGGGGTTTAACTCTGAAAATTTGCAAACTCATGAAGAGGGTTCAGATCTCAGTTGGATGTCCTACGATAATGACCAAAAAAATGCATCTCTTCCAGCATTAATGCATAATTTAGGAATTATGGAATATCAAAATTTATGGGCGAGATGTTGGGTTGATTTTGGAACTTCAGATTCGCTTTCAATAGATATTTTAATTAATTCTTTGAATGAGATATCAAATAATTATGTAAAAATTGAAGAGTTAATTATTGGTGGTGAAAATAGTGATTGGGCTATTGAACAACATGAGGATTTGGTTTTCAAAGATTAA
- a CDS encoding 16S rRNA (uracil(1498)-N(3))-methyltransferase, translated as MEDLTRLIISDERIVNIKNNNLKLTNDEAHYINKVMRIKNGKEIFIANGEGSLWKATKVKNDYLQISQLKKPYFFQEKEIYLLGIAVVIPKSGFEDILKMCTEIGIDFIQPLFSERQVNKNLNFTRKLVRWNSIIKEAVEQSERLWKPSILNAIDIFEWIKSRDNQERVSISITREDNCYDLNQWLKKQQEFLNKKGGVLWNVIGPEGGWSSREIDFFNKNNNNFVKLSDNILRTSTASINVSSILNQWRNDLKLRN; from the coding sequence ATGGAAGACTTAACAAGATTAATTATTTCGGATGAAAGAATTGTAAATATTAAAAACAATAATTTAAAACTCACTAATGATGAGGCTCATTACATAAATAAAGTCATGAGGATAAAAAATGGTAAAGAAATATTTATAGCTAATGGTGAGGGTTCCTTATGGAAAGCTACAAAAGTTAAGAATGATTATTTACAGATAAGTCAATTAAAAAAACCTTACTTTTTTCAAGAAAAAGAAATTTACTTATTGGGAATAGCTGTTGTTATACCAAAAAGTGGTTTTGAGGATATTTTAAAAATGTGTACTGAGATAGGAATTGATTTTATACAACCATTATTTTCAGAAAGACAGGTCAACAAAAATTTGAATTTCACGAGAAAACTTGTTAGATGGAATTCAATTATCAAGGAAGCAGTTGAACAAAGTGAGAGATTATGGAAACCATCTATTTTAAATGCTATAGATATTTTTGAATGGATAAAAAGTAGAGATAATCAAGAAAGAGTTTCAATTTCCATAACCAGAGAAGATAATTGTTATGACTTAAACCAATGGTTAAAAAAACAGCAAGAATTTTTAAATAAAAAAGGAGGTGTTTTATGGAATGTAATTGGTCCTGAAGGAGGTTGGTCTTCAAGAGAAATTGATTTTTTTAATAAAAATAATAATAACTTTGTTAAACTCTCTGACAATATCTTAAGAACTTCAACAGCTAGTATTAACGTATCTTCAATTCTAAACCAATGGAGAAATGATTTGAAATTAAGGAATTAG
- a CDS encoding TIGR00297 family protein: MSLTTNQFFIGFCINFILIYIFCKIPLMTKGGWISAGILGTILWGCLSWQGWISVVIYLLFGSLVTKIGYKFKKEQGIAEKRGGRRGPENVWGSAATGLFFAMMTKFNFANLVFFKIGFAASFAAKLADTFGSEIGKRFGKDTYLITSLKKVERGTEGGISLEGTLASLLGSIFMAFIMLCLSIISTKYHFIIVAVSGFLATLSESIIGAKFQNKYKLSNELVNAIQTSIASIFAIFSLILYSFFLN; this comes from the coding sequence ATGAGTTTGACTACAAATCAATTTTTTATAGGTTTTTGCATTAATTTTATTTTGATTTATATATTCTGCAAGATTCCTTTGATGACAAAAGGTGGGTGGATAAGTGCAGGTATTTTAGGAACTATTTTGTGGGGATGTTTGTCCTGGCAGGGTTGGATATCAGTTGTAATTTATTTGTTGTTTGGCTCTTTAGTAACCAAAATAGGTTATAAATTTAAAAAAGAACAAGGAATAGCCGAAAAAAGAGGTGGGAGAAGAGGTCCTGAAAATGTGTGGGGCTCTGCAGCTACAGGATTATTTTTTGCCATGATGACCAAATTTAATTTTGCTAACTTGGTCTTTTTTAAAATAGGTTTTGCTGCAAGTTTTGCTGCAAAATTGGCGGATACTTTTGGTAGTGAGATTGGGAAAAGATTTGGGAAAGATACATATTTAATTACTTCACTTAAAAAAGTTGAGAGAGGAACTGAAGGAGGAATAAGTTTAGAAGGAACATTAGCTAGTCTATTGGGATCAATATTTATGGCTTTTATAATGCTTTGTCTATCAATTATTTCTACAAAATACCATTTTATAATTGTTGCAGTTTCGGGTTTTTTGGCAACACTTTCTGAAAGTATAATTGGGGCCAAATTTCAAAATAAATATAAATTAAGTAATGAATTGGTGAATGCTATTCAGACAAGCATTGCTTCCATTTTTGCTATCTTTTCACTTATTTTATACTCATTTTTTTTAAATTAA
- a CDS encoding GDSL-type esterase/lipase family protein has protein sequence MISLPKQLVVIGDSSVYGWGDNEGGGWCERLRKDWSKNQSGPVIYQLGVRGDGIEKVSSRWEKEWSSRGETRRNKPKAILLNVGLNDTAAIGQKNGRRQLDIDGFEYGLERLINEMSSQTNVFVLGLTPVDENKMPFAGCLWYANDFCNSYERRIEEVCLNQNVPFLPTFREMYSDQRSKNWITPDGIHLNSEGHFWIFQRLKSWDILTKWKNS, from the coding sequence GTGATTAGTTTACCAAAACAGCTAGTTGTAATTGGAGATAGCTCAGTTTATGGATGGGGAGATAATGAAGGTGGCGGATGGTGTGAGAGGCTAAGAAAAGATTGGTCCAAGAACCAAAGTGGGCCAGTTATTTATCAACTTGGAGTAAGAGGAGATGGGATAGAAAAAGTTTCATCTAGATGGGAAAAAGAGTGGTCATCTAGAGGAGAAACAAGAAGAAATAAACCTAAAGCAATCCTGCTAAATGTTGGTCTTAACGACACTGCCGCAATTGGGCAGAAAAATGGAAGGCGTCAATTAGATATCGATGGATTTGAATATGGATTAGAGAGATTAATTAATGAAATGAGCTCTCAAACAAATGTCTTTGTTCTTGGTCTGACGCCGGTTGATGAAAACAAAATGCCGTTCGCAGGATGTCTATGGTACGCAAATGATTTTTGTAATTCTTATGAAAGGAGAATAGAGGAAGTATGCCTCAATCAGAATGTTCCATTTCTACCTACTTTTAGAGAAATGTACTCGGATCAAAGGAGTAAGAATTGGATTACGCCTGATGGAATTCATCTAAATTCCGAAGGTCATTTTTGGATTTTCCAAAGACTGAAGAGCTGGGATATTCTTACAAAATGGAAGAATTCCTAA